The following are encoded together in the Oreochromis aureus strain Israel breed Guangdong linkage group 18, ZZ_aureus, whole genome shotgun sequence genome:
- the LOC120434191 gene encoding chemokine XC receptor 1-like, producing the protein MANFTSTYDNVSDGAAYLCDTNVPTITGPLFILIFILSITCNSLLLCVLFIYENLKSITNIFILNLACSDLIFTITLPFWAVDHLHHWVFEGFVCKFVTAAFFVGLYSSVILLTAMTVDRFITVVLHNWPISYARMKRCAIGACIAAWVISISASLSDAMKVKVENWYGKNYCYYESEEKLGRYLQVSLLFFLPFAIIIFCYSAILKTVLQGLNRKKFRTVAVLLCIVAVFFICWGPYHIVLLIKSLNTNKDCNVLKRLEVAYHICEMLAYSHCCMNPLLYMLSQKLRKHLLNLLRCEKVNRKKRERSTSLNTSQHFTLQSSAV; encoded by the coding sequence ACAATGTGAGTGATGGTGCTGCATACCTTTGTGATACTAATGTTCCCACCATCACTGGTCCCCTTTTCATCTTGATCTTCATCCTCAGTATCACATGCAACAGTCTCCTCTTATGTGTTCTCTTCATCTACGAAAATCTGAAAAGTATCACAAATATTTTCATCCTGAACCTGGCCTGCTCCGATTTGATCTTCACCATCACACTTCCATTCTGGGCTGTTGATCATCTTCACCACTGGGTCTTTGAAGGCTTTGTCTGCAAATTCGTGACTGCTGCATTCTTTGTTGGTCTGTACAGCAGTGTCATTCTGCTGACTGCCATGACAGTGGATCGTTTCATTACTGTGGTGCTGCACAACTGGCCGATCAGCTATGCCAGAATGAAGAGGTGTGCAATTGGTGCCTGTATAGCTGCCTGGGTCATCAGCATCTCAGCGTCCCTGAGTGATGCAATGAAAGTAAAGGTTGAAAACTGGTATGGTAAAAACTATTGCTATTATGAATCTGAAGAAAAGCTTGGACGTTATCTCCAAGTGTCACTGCTATTCTTCCTCCCATTTGCCATCATTATTTTCTGCTATTCTGCCATCCTCAAGACAGTTTTACAAGGTTTAAACAGAAAGAAGTTCAGGACTGTGGCTGTGCTGTTGTGTATTGTTGCAGTCTTTTTCATTTGCTGGGGGCCATACCATATTGTGCTTTTAATCAAGTCTCTCAATACAAACAAAGATTGTAATGTACTGAAACGGTTAGAAGTTGCCTACCATATTTGTGAAATGCTTGCCTATTCTCACTGCTGTATGAACCCTCTGCTGTATATGCTCTCACAGAAGTTGCGAAAGCATCTGTTGAATCTTTTGCGCTGTGAAAAAGTGAAcaggaagaagagagagagaagcaccAGCCTGAACACTTCACAACATTTCACATTGCAGAGCTCTGCTGTTTAG